In the genome of Streptomyces sp. V2I9, one region contains:
- a CDS encoding aminoglycoside phosphotransferase family protein: MYTASSSVSAPPRPLRPLGASGGPYLAPHAGAPAQGPGRARRAAGPGGGPLSGRIDLSGPQGAQVRMAIASVQRVCPEFNPVQVLRRSGRSVLIVGTTGRATAVAKCLLDHSPAWTERFRHEIAAYRAFVRHRPPVRAPRLIAADPENCTLVIERMPGRVAALTRHPAEAPPRADIRAALGAISRVNAWRPPPGLFEAPLDYASRIARYHELGLFTDRDFDDLQKLLHGLAHASGRQGMGQFCHGDALLSNILLSPTGPVLVDWEHAGWYLPGYDLATLWAVLGDAPVARRQISQLAQSRGPAARDAFLVNLMLVLTREIRNYETAVQRTMREAPSAGAGSERPGVLSSGEEQRLLLRRLHDDCAMARRAVRAAVGTR, translated from the coding sequence ATGTACACAGCATCGTCCTCCGTGTCCGCCCCGCCCCGTCCGCTCCGCCCCCTGGGCGCGAGCGGCGGGCCCTATCTCGCTCCTCACGCCGGCGCACCGGCGCAGGGTCCGGGCCGGGCCCGCCGGGCCGCGGGGCCGGGCGGGGGCCCCCTCAGCGGAAGGATCGACCTTTCCGGGCCCCAGGGGGCGCAGGTGCGGATGGCGATCGCCTCCGTGCAGCGCGTCTGCCCCGAGTTCAACCCGGTTCAGGTACTGCGCCGCAGCGGACGTTCGGTCCTGATCGTCGGGACGACCGGGCGGGCCACCGCCGTGGCGAAGTGTTTACTGGACCACTCGCCGGCGTGGACCGAGCGGTTCCGGCACGAAATAGCGGCGTACCGCGCGTTCGTCCGGCACCGCCCCCCGGTGCGGGCGCCCCGGCTGATCGCGGCGGACCCGGAGAACTGCACGCTGGTGATCGAACGGATGCCCGGCCGGGTCGCCGCCCTCACCCGCCATCCGGCGGAGGCGCCGCCGCGGGCCGACATCCGTGCCGCGCTGGGGGCGATCAGCCGGGTGAACGCCTGGCGGCCGCCGCCCGGTCTGTTCGAGGCGCCACTGGACTACGCCTCGCGGATCGCGCGCTACCACGAGCTGGGCCTGTTCACGGACCGCGACTTCGACGACCTCCAGAAACTGCTGCACGGTCTGGCCCACGCGAGCGGCCGACAGGGCATGGGACAGTTCTGCCACGGGGACGCCCTGCTCTCGAACATCCTGCTGTCGCCGACCGGGCCGGTGCTCGTGGACTGGGAGCACGCCGGGTGGTATCTGCCGGGCTACGACCTGGCGACCCTGTGGGCGGTACTGGGCGACGCCCCGGTGGCGCGGCGCCAGATCAGTCAGCTGGCCCAGTCCAGGGGCCCGGCCGCGCGGGACGCGTTCCTGGTGAACCTGATGCTGGTGCTGACCCGCGAGATCCGGAATTACGAAACGGCGGTCCAGCGCACCATGCGCGAGGCTCCCTCGGCGGGTGCCGGGTCCGAACGTCCCGGCGTGCTCTCCTCGGGCGAGGAGCAGCGACTGCTGCTGCGCAGGCTCCACGACGACTGCGCCATGGCGCGGCGGGCCGTGCGGGCGGCGGTCGGCACCCGCTGA
- a CDS encoding transglycosylase SLT domain-containing protein has product MPRISTLRITRSHKIATAVLVAAGSVTAIAATGGPSEAQTSAVRSSVSVEPVAAAGIPTAKDAAEKAAEQKAAKDAAAKKAADRAAARKDAEQARSEKQAANRSTERKAVTPKKFADNLDGWIRESLDIMKKKNIPGSYEGLHRNIMRESSGNPNAVNDWDINARNGIPSKGLLQVIQPTFDAYHVKGTPKKLTDPVANITAAANYAADRYGSIDNVDSAY; this is encoded by the coding sequence ATGCCCCGCATCTCCACCCTGCGCATCACCCGCTCGCACAAGATCGCCACCGCCGTGCTCGTCGCGGCCGGTTCCGTCACCGCCATAGCAGCCACCGGCGGTCCGAGTGAAGCGCAGACCTCCGCGGTCCGGTCCTCCGTCTCCGTGGAGCCGGTCGCCGCGGCGGGCATCCCCACGGCGAAGGACGCGGCCGAGAAGGCCGCGGAGCAGAAGGCCGCCAAGGACGCCGCCGCGAAGAAGGCCGCCGACCGCGCGGCCGCCCGGAAGGACGCCGAGCAGGCGCGTTCCGAGAAGCAGGCCGCCAACCGCTCCACCGAGCGCAAGGCCGTCACGCCGAAGAAGTTCGCGGACAACCTCGACGGCTGGATCCGCGAGTCGCTCGACATCATGAAGAAGAAGAACATCCCCGGTTCCTACGAGGGGCTGCACCGCAACATCATGCGGGAGTCCAGCGGCAATCCGAACGCCGTCAACGACTGGGACATCAACGCGCGCAACGGCATCCCCTCCAAGGGCCTGCTCCAGGTGATCCAGCCCACCTTCGACGCCTACCACGTCAAGGGCACCCCGAAGAAGCTCACCGACCCGGTCGCCAACATCACGGCCGCCGCGAACTATGCCGCCGACCGGTACGGCTCGATCGACAACGTCGACTCCGCGTACTGA
- a CDS encoding type B 50S ribosomal protein L31 produces MKPRIHPVSRPVVFRDRAAGVTFLTRSTADAGDHVRGEDGNTYPVIDVETSSASHPFYTGGRQVLDTAGRVERFHRRYGDGVKPGD; encoded by the coding sequence ATGAAGCCCCGTATCCACCCCGTGTCCCGTCCCGTCGTCTTCCGTGACCGCGCTGCCGGCGTCACCTTCCTCACCCGCTCGACCGCCGACGCCGGTGATCATGTGAGGGGGGAGGACGGCAACACGTACCCCGTCATCGACGTGGAGACCTCATCGGCGAGCCACCCGTTCTACACCGGCGGCCGCCAGGTGCTCGATACGGCGGGCCGTGTCGAGCGGTTCCACCGCCGCTACGGCGACGGCGTGAAGCCCGGCGACTGA
- a CDS encoding VanZ family protein — MTAEANPPARRGTWVRVLVRGAVLVVAMLGLVAFSVLLAKVTLTPSPASEDLVTSNLRPGRSLRQYAEDYTFLAACKQAGGNLLLGVPFGLLLPFFVPRRMRMIRTTLLAAAVMVVVELIQGALVAGRAFDIDDVILNTAGALLGYFLLGRRISHRYYTFTEDTGIPDASGEPVAERRAGPERRAAAGTVRGAAAKPGAEPKRGPADARTGTGLRARLKPSSAPARERVPAKERLSRFRKSADPADGGRSTTAPRSARTLLGRIRRG; from the coding sequence ATGACAGCAGAGGCGAATCCCCCCGCACGCCGGGGGACATGGGTGCGAGTACTGGTGCGCGGAGCCGTCCTGGTGGTGGCGATGCTGGGGCTGGTGGCGTTCTCCGTCCTGCTGGCCAAGGTGACGCTCACACCGTCACCGGCCTCCGAGGACCTCGTCACGTCGAACCTCCGCCCCGGCCGCTCGCTGCGCCAGTACGCGGAGGACTACACCTTCCTCGCCGCGTGCAAACAGGCGGGCGGAAATCTGCTGCTGGGCGTTCCGTTCGGGCTCCTGCTGCCGTTCTTCGTGCCGCGCCGCATGAGGATGATCCGCACGACACTGCTGGCGGCCGCCGTCATGGTCGTCGTCGAACTGATCCAGGGGGCCCTGGTCGCGGGGCGCGCCTTCGACATCGACGACGTCATCCTGAACACGGCGGGTGCGCTGCTCGGGTACTTCCTCCTCGGCCGCCGGATCAGCCACCGCTATTACACCTTCACCGAAGACACCGGCATTCCGGACGCTTCGGGGGAGCCGGTGGCCGAGCGGAGGGCCGGGCCGGAGCGTCGAGCCGCTGCCGGCACCGTGCGCGGGGCCGCCGCGAAGCCCGGTGCCGAACCGAAGCGCGGTCCGGCGGACGCCCGCACCGGAACCGGGCTGCGGGCGCGGCTGAAGCCGTCATCCGCGCCCGCGCGGGAGCGGGTCCCGGCGAAGGAGCGCCTCTCCCGCTTCCGGAAGTCCGCCGACCCGGCCGACGGCGGTCGGAGTACCACCGCGCCGAGGAGCGCCCGCACGCTGCTCGGCCGCATCCGCCGGGGCTGA
- a CDS encoding DUF4389 domain-containing protein — protein MAEAEGRWSPGRTETDADEFRPLLDIVEPPRQRRLTVLLRLLLLIPHFIVLFFLHIAAFFTVIVGWFAALVLGRLPDPVFRFLAGVLGYDMRVSASDMLLIDRYPPFALTPPADFPVRIEARPTALNRLAVLFRVFLMIPAAIVQSLAVYGWWALAFVWWLITLVLGRMPRPLFEATTATLRYRMRFTAYVMMLTPAYPKGLFGDDGLAVAPETSRSATRPLVLSSAAKWLVVLFLVLGLAGHITPSVTVSTTDDAPATRLVGP, from the coding sequence ATGGCCGAGGCCGAAGGCCGGTGGAGCCCGGGGCGCACGGAGACGGACGCCGACGAGTTCAGGCCCCTCCTGGACATCGTCGAACCGCCACGTCAGCGGCGGCTGACCGTACTCCTGCGACTCCTGCTGCTGATCCCGCACTTCATCGTGCTGTTCTTCCTCCACATCGCGGCGTTCTTCACCGTGATCGTGGGCTGGTTCGCGGCCCTGGTGCTGGGCAGGCTGCCGGACCCCGTCTTCCGCTTCCTGGCCGGCGTCCTCGGCTACGACATGCGCGTATCCGCCTCCGACATGCTGCTGATCGACCGCTACCCGCCGTTCGCCCTGACCCCGCCGGCCGACTTTCCGGTGCGGATCGAGGCGCGCCCCACCGCGCTCAACCGGCTCGCGGTGCTGTTCCGCGTCTTCCTGATGATCCCGGCGGCGATCGTGCAGAGCCTCGCCGTGTACGGGTGGTGGGCCCTGGCCTTCGTCTGGTGGCTGATCACGCTGGTCCTCGGCCGGATGCCCCGGCCGCTGTTCGAAGCGACGACGGCCACCCTGCGCTACCGGATGCGGTTCACCGCGTACGTCATGATGCTCACCCCCGCCTACCCCAAGGGCCTGTTCGGCGACGACGGCCTCGCCGTCGCCCCGGAGACCTCGCGCTCCGCCACCCGCCCGCTGGTCCTGAGCAGCGCCGCGAAGTGGCTGGTGGTGCTGTTCCTGGTGCTGGGTCTGGCGGGGCACATCACCCCGTCCGTGACCGTCTCGACGACCGACGACGCCCCTGCCACCCGGCTTGTCGGCCCCTGA
- a CDS encoding APC family permease — protein sequence MSKRSAEAGPQELRRRLGLSDAVVIGLGSMIGAGIFAALAPAARAAGSGLLISLALAAVVAYCNATSSARLAARYPASGGTYVYGRERLGDFWGYLAGWAFVVGKTASCAAMALTVGSYAWPGQEHAVAVAAVVALTAVNYAGVQKSALLTRVIVAVVLAVLAAVVVASLTSSASDAARLAVGGDATFGGVLQAAGLLFFAFAGYARIATLGEEVRDPRRTIPRSIALALGITLAVYAVVGVSVLSVLGPQGLAHAAAPLSDAVRAAGADWLVPVVRAGGAVAALGSLLALILGVSRTTLAMARDRHLPHGLAAVHPRFAVPHRAELLVGAVVAVVAATGDVRGAIGFSSFGVLAYYAVANASAWTLAPDEGRPARAIPVLGLAGCLVLAFALPVSSVVQGSAVLALGAAVHGVRRVVAARRA from the coding sequence ATGAGCAAGCGATCGGCGGAAGCCGGGCCGCAGGAGTTGCGACGGCGGCTGGGGCTGTCCGACGCCGTGGTGATCGGCCTGGGGTCGATGATCGGCGCGGGGATCTTCGCCGCGCTCGCACCCGCCGCGCGCGCGGCGGGTTCCGGGCTGCTGATCAGCCTGGCCCTGGCCGCGGTGGTCGCGTACTGCAACGCCACCTCCTCCGCCCGGCTCGCCGCCCGCTACCCGGCCTCGGGCGGCACCTATGTCTACGGCCGCGAACGGCTCGGTGACTTCTGGGGCTACCTCGCCGGGTGGGCCTTCGTGGTCGGCAAGACCGCTTCCTGTGCGGCCATGGCCCTCACGGTGGGCTCGTACGCATGGCCCGGCCAGGAGCACGCGGTCGCGGTCGCCGCGGTGGTGGCGCTGACCGCGGTGAACTACGCGGGGGTGCAGAAGTCGGCGCTGCTGACCCGCGTGATCGTGGCCGTGGTCCTGGCGGTGCTCGCCGCCGTGGTGGTCGCCTCCCTCACCTCGTCCGCGTCGGACGCGGCCCGGCTCGCCGTCGGGGGCGACGCGACCTTTGGCGGGGTGCTCCAGGCGGCGGGACTGCTGTTCTTCGCCTTCGCCGGATACGCCCGCATCGCCACGCTCGGCGAGGAGGTCCGCGACCCGCGGCGCACCATCCCCCGCTCCATCGCTCTCGCGCTCGGCATCACCCTGGCTGTCTACGCCGTCGTCGGCGTGTCCGTGCTGAGCGTCCTCGGCCCGCAGGGGCTGGCACACGCCGCCGCGCCCCTCTCGGACGCGGTCCGGGCGGCCGGCGCCGACTGGCTGGTGCCGGTGGTGCGCGCGGGAGGGGCGGTGGCCGCGCTCGGCTCGCTGCTCGCGCTGATCCTGGGCGTCTCGCGCACCACGCTGGCCATGGCCCGCGACCGGCACCTGCCCCACGGCCTGGCCGCGGTCCACCCGAGGTTCGCGGTGCCGCACCGGGCCGAGCTCCTGGTGGGTGCCGTGGTGGCCGTGGTCGCCGCGACCGGGGACGTGCGCGGGGCGATCGGGTTCTCGTCGTTCGGCGTCCTGGCGTACTACGCCGTCGCCAACGCCTCCGCCTGGACCCTCGCTCCGGACGAGGGCCGCCCGGCCAGGGCGATCCCGGTCCTCGGGCTGGCCGGCTGCCTCGTCCTGGCGTTCGCCCTCCCGGTCTCCTCGGTGGTGCAGGGTTCCGCGGTCCTGGCTCTCGGCGCCGCCGTCCACGGGGTACGGCGTGTGGTGGCCGCACGCCGGGCATGA
- a CDS encoding tetratricopeptide repeat protein yields the protein MRSDKKRDLLEETDRLREAGRPEEARERLLALTAAYPDDAEVAYRTAWVHDVLGLESEAVPYYERALGNPGLAAEDRQGALLGLGSTYRTLGRYGQAVETLRRGVEEFPDHGALRTFLAMALYNTDEHHEAMRLLLELTAATSQDPSVQRYRRAIEHYAKDLDETV from the coding sequence ATGCGCTCCGACAAGAAGAGGGACCTGCTGGAGGAGACCGACCGGTTGCGTGAGGCAGGCCGGCCGGAGGAGGCGCGCGAGCGGCTGCTCGCGCTGACCGCCGCGTACCCGGACGACGCGGAGGTGGCCTACCGGACGGCGTGGGTGCATGACGTGCTGGGCCTGGAGTCGGAGGCGGTTCCGTACTACGAGCGCGCTCTGGGCAATCCGGGGCTCGCCGCGGAGGACCGGCAGGGGGCGTTGCTCGGGCTGGGCAGTACGTACCGGACCCTCGGCCGGTACGGGCAGGCGGTGGAGACGTTGCGCCGGGGGGTCGAGGAGTTCCCGGACCACGGCGCGCTGCGGACGTTCCTGGCGATGGCCCTGTACAACACGGACGAACACCACGAGGCGATGCGGCTGCTGCTGGAGCTGACGGCGGCGACCAGTCAGGACCCGTCCGTCCAGCGGTACCGGCGGGCGATCGAGCACTACGCCAAGGATCTCGACGAGACCGTGTGA
- the paaK gene encoding phenylacetate--CoA ligase PaaK yields MTAMPDAAERLGRGELEALQLDRLKSTLHHAYTNVPFYRQAFDRAGLRPEDCRTLEDLARFPFTVKADLRDNYPFGMFAVPEHEVRRIHASSGTTGRPTVVGYTERDLDTWADVVARSIRAAGGRPGHKVHVAYGYGLFTGGLGAHYGAERLGCTVIPASGGMTARQVRLIQDFRPEIIMITPSYMLTLLDEFERQGVDPRATSLKVGIFGAEPWTEGMRREIEDRFAIDAVDIYGLSEVMGPGVAQECVETKDGPHIWEDHFYPEVVDPLTGEVLPDGEEGELVFTTLTKEAMPVIRYRTRDLTRLLPGTARTFRRMERVTGRSDDMVILRGVNLFPTQIEEIVLRTPAVAPHFQLRLTRHGRLDALTVFAEARAGATTDERETAARSIVAAVKDGIGVSVSVEIVDPETLERSVGKIRRIVDLRESGAE; encoded by the coding sequence ATGACGGCCATGCCGGACGCGGCGGAACGGCTCGGGCGGGGCGAGCTCGAAGCCCTGCAACTGGACCGGCTGAAGTCCACGCTGCACCACGCGTACACCAACGTCCCGTTCTACCGGCAGGCGTTCGACCGCGCGGGGCTGCGGCCCGAGGACTGCCGGACGCTCGAGGACCTGGCCCGGTTCCCGTTCACGGTGAAGGCGGACCTGCGGGACAACTACCCCTTCGGGATGTTCGCCGTACCGGAGCACGAGGTGCGCAGGATCCATGCCTCCAGCGGCACGACCGGGCGTCCGACGGTCGTCGGGTACACCGAACGGGACCTGGACACCTGGGCGGACGTGGTGGCCCGGTCGATCCGGGCGGCGGGCGGGCGGCCCGGCCACAAGGTCCATGTGGCGTACGGTTACGGGCTGTTCACCGGCGGGCTCGGCGCGCACTACGGCGCGGAACGGCTGGGCTGCACGGTGATCCCGGCCTCCGGCGGCATGACCGCGCGCCAGGTCCGGCTGATCCAGGACTTCCGGCCCGAGATCATCATGATCACGCCGTCCTACATGCTGACGCTGCTGGACGAGTTCGAGCGGCAGGGCGTCGATCCGCGTGCCACGTCCCTGAAGGTGGGGATCTTCGGCGCGGAGCCGTGGACCGAGGGGATGCGCCGGGAGATCGAGGACCGGTTCGCCATCGACGCGGTGGACATCTACGGGCTCTCGGAGGTGATGGGGCCGGGGGTGGCGCAGGAATGCGTGGAGACGAAGGACGGGCCGCACATCTGGGAGGACCACTTCTACCCGGAGGTGGTGGACCCGCTCACCGGTGAGGTGCTGCCGGACGGCGAGGAGGGCGAGCTGGTCTTCACCACGCTGACCAAGGAGGCGATGCCGGTGATCCGCTATCGCACCCGCGACCTGACACGGCTGCTGCCGGGGACGGCACGGACGTTCCGCCGGATGGAGAGGGTCACCGGTCGCAGCGACGACATGGTGATCCTGCGCGGGGTCAACCTCTTCCCCACCCAGATCGAGGAGATCGTGCTCCGTACGCCCGCCGTCGCCCCGCACTTCCAGCTGCGGCTGACCCGGCACGGGCGGCTCGACGCGCTGACGGTGTTCGCGGAGGCGCGGGCGGGCGCGACGACCGACGAACGGGAGACGGCGGCGCGGTCCATCGTGGCGGCGGTGAAGGACGGCATCGGAGTGTCGGTGAGCGTCGAGATCGTGGACCCGGAGACCCTTGAACGCTCGGTTGGGAAGATCCGGCGCATCGTGGATCTGCGGGAGTCCGGCGCGGAGTAG
- a CDS encoding germacradienol/geosmin synthase, translated as MAQPFSLPDFYVPYPARLNPHVETARAHTREWARSMGMLEGSGIWEEKDLEAHDYALLCAYTHPDCSAEALNLVTDWYVWVFFFDDHFLELFKRTPDREGGKRYLDRLPAFMPMERGAATPEPRNPVEAGLADLWARTVPAMTDEWRARFAESTENLLNESLWELANIHEGRIANPVEYIEMRRKVGGAPWSAGLVEYAANAEVPAPVAGSRPLRVLRDAFSDAVHLRNDLFSYQREVEDEGENSNGVLVLEKFLGCSTQEAAEAVNDLLTSRLQQFENTALTELGPLCAETGLDPAQTAAVLAYAKGLQDWQSGGHEWHMRSSRYMNGGGAGEAVPGFGMSAASIRFTIRSETARARSHGHVPFQHVGPSLIPDFDLPFTTTLSPHLEGARVRLVDWARRMGILEAQPGVPASHIWDEERIRAIDLPLCAAGIHPDATPDELDLSSGWLAWGTYGDDWFPVVHGRTRDLAGARLANERLSLFMPLDGEGTPEPVNALERSLSDLWGRTAGPMDAGARRTFRTAIETMTESWLWELANQAQNRIPDPVDYVEMRRATFGSDLTMSLCRLGHGRKVPEEVYRSGPMRSLENAAADYACLLNDLFSYQKEIEYEGEVHNGVLVVQNFFGVDYPTGVAIVHDLMNARLRQFRHVAEVELPVLYDDFDLDAEAREILAGYVRELEHWLAGILIWHRGCRRYREEDLRQVHGAPWHLAGPTGIGTSAAQVIRLMAQPAGSTA; from the coding sequence ATGGCACAGCCCTTCTCACTGCCGGACTTCTACGTCCCGTACCCGGCCCGGCTCAACCCTCATGTGGAGACGGCACGCGCCCACACCCGTGAGTGGGCCCGCTCCATGGGCATGCTGGAGGGGTCCGGCATCTGGGAGGAGAAGGACCTGGAGGCGCACGACTACGCCCTCCTGTGCGCCTACACCCACCCCGACTGCTCGGCCGAGGCACTCAACCTGGTCACCGACTGGTACGTGTGGGTCTTCTTCTTCGACGACCACTTCCTGGAACTGTTCAAGCGCACGCCCGACCGGGAGGGCGGCAAGCGGTATCTGGACCGGCTGCCCGCCTTCATGCCGATGGAGCGCGGGGCGGCGACACCCGAGCCGCGGAACCCCGTCGAGGCGGGACTCGCCGACCTGTGGGCCCGGACGGTCCCCGCGATGACGGACGAGTGGCGGGCCCGGTTCGCGGAGTCCACGGAGAACCTCCTCAACGAGTCCCTGTGGGAGCTCGCCAACATCCATGAGGGCCGCATCGCCAACCCCGTCGAGTACATCGAGATGCGCCGCAAGGTGGGCGGCGCGCCCTGGTCCGCGGGCCTGGTCGAGTACGCGGCGAACGCCGAGGTACCGGCGCCGGTCGCCGGGTCCCGGCCGCTGCGCGTGCTGCGGGACGCCTTCTCCGACGCGGTGCATCTGCGCAACGACCTCTTCTCCTACCAGCGTGAGGTGGAGGACGAGGGGGAGAACAGCAACGGGGTACTGGTACTGGAGAAGTTCCTCGGCTGCTCCACGCAGGAGGCGGCCGAGGCCGTCAACGACCTGCTGACCTCACGGCTCCAGCAGTTCGAGAACACCGCTCTGACCGAACTCGGTCCGCTCTGCGCCGAGACGGGGCTGGACCCCGCCCAGACCGCCGCCGTGCTGGCGTACGCCAAGGGGCTCCAGGACTGGCAGTCCGGCGGCCATGAGTGGCACATGCGCTCCAGCCGCTACATGAACGGCGGCGGCGCGGGTGAGGCAGTGCCCGGCTTCGGCATGTCCGCCGCCTCCATCAGGTTCACGATCCGCTCGGAGACCGCGCGGGCACGCAGCCACGGCCATGTGCCGTTCCAGCACGTGGGGCCCTCGCTGATCCCGGACTTCGACCTGCCCTTCACCACCACGCTGAGCCCTCATCTGGAGGGGGCGAGGGTCCGGCTCGTCGACTGGGCGCGGCGGATGGGCATCCTGGAGGCCCAGCCGGGCGTCCCGGCTTCGCACATCTGGGACGAGGAGCGGATCCGCGCGATCGACCTGCCGTTGTGCGCGGCGGGCATCCACCCGGACGCGACCCCGGACGAGCTGGACCTGTCCTCGGGGTGGCTGGCCTGGGGGACGTACGGGGACGACTGGTTCCCGGTCGTGCACGGGCGGACGCGGGACCTGGCGGGAGCGCGGCTGGCGAACGAACGGCTGTCGCTGTTCATGCCGCTGGACGGGGAGGGGACGCCGGAGCCGGTGAACGCCCTGGAGCGGAGCCTGAGCGACCTGTGGGGCAGGACGGCCGGCCCGATGGACGCGGGGGCGCGGCGCACCTTCCGTACGGCGATCGAGACGATGACCGAGAGCTGGCTGTGGGAGCTGGCGAACCAGGCGCAGAACCGCATCCCCGACCCGGTGGACTACGTGGAGATGCGGCGGGCGACCTTCGGTTCGGACCTGACGATGAGCCTGTGCCGGCTCGGGCACGGCCGGAAGGTTCCGGAGGAGGTCTACCGCAGCGGCCCCATGCGTTCCCTGGAGAACGCGGCGGCGGACTACGCGTGCCTGCTCAACGACCTGTTCTCGTACCAGAAGGAGATCGAGTACGAGGGAGAGGTGCACAACGGCGTCCTGGTCGTGCAGAACTTCTTCGGCGTCGACTATCCGACGGGCGTGGCCATCGTCCACGATCTGATGAACGCGCGGCTGCGGCAGTTCCGGCATGTCGCCGAGGTCGAACTGCCCGTGCTGTACGACGACTTCGACCTGGACGCCGAGGCTCGGGAGATCCTGGCGGGCTATGTGCGGGAGCTGGAGCACTGGTTGGCGGGCATTCTGATCTGGCACCGGGGCTGCCGCCGCTACCGCGAGGAGGATCTGCGCCAGGTCCACGGCGCGCCGTGGCATCTCGCCGGGCCCACGGGGATCGGTACGTCGGCGGCGCAGGTGATCCGGCTGATGGCCCAGCCGGCGGGCAGCACGGCGTAG
- a CDS encoding PP2C family protein-serine/threonine phosphatase, which yields MPSPLFADRPAPQLPAHDAVDALIQRTRRLRGDMDTVRRDAALLDEDDPQQRWQRALCELAVRHLDNLGENLGRLRAGLPALPAPDAEHSEHGDTEDSGRGDDTGPDVPGAGSLPNRVGSAEWNLLTDECTWSDELYEIFGRPPGSAPLSLDDLPSVLVPEDQPVLTAMVTGCLVDSRPMDGEFRIVRPDGRTRTLHMTGEPVLDTDGCTASMWAVLRDVSELRRSERAVDRSGASVRRAQHIERTERRMAVELQESVLPPWRGSLRLPRQGPGALDVAAHYLPSGSSGLIGGDWYDAMELPDGRTLLTVGDLTGHGIPATSGMAMMLGALRALAVAGIEPGTLMGHLNQVLETSIQPASGSALCCRFDPETSLLSWAQAGHPAPLLFRHGSGRLLPPPDGMLLGAASRVPYEQDEMRLFPGDVLVLHTGGLARGGARGAGPEALLALAPRFSEARTAQECVRGVVEVFGGAERREDACVLVARVGA from the coding sequence ATGCCGTCCCCCCTCTTCGCGGACCGCCCCGCACCACAGCTTCCCGCGCATGACGCCGTCGACGCCCTGATCCAGCGAACGCGCCGACTGCGCGGGGACATGGACACCGTGCGGCGCGACGCCGCTCTGCTCGACGAGGACGACCCCCAGCAGCGATGGCAGCGAGCCCTGTGCGAGCTGGCCGTGCGCCATCTGGACAACCTCGGCGAGAACCTGGGCAGGCTGAGGGCAGGACTGCCCGCACTGCCCGCGCCGGACGCCGAGCACTCGGAACACGGGGATACCGAGGACTCGGGACGCGGGGACGACACGGGCCCGGACGTTCCGGGCGCCGGTTCCCTGCCGAACCGGGTGGGCAGCGCCGAATGGAACCTCCTCACCGACGAGTGCACCTGGTCGGACGAGCTGTACGAGATCTTCGGGAGGCCCCCCGGCTCCGCCCCCCTCTCCCTCGACGACCTGCCGTCCGTGCTGGTGCCGGAGGACCAGCCGGTGCTGACCGCCATGGTCACCGGCTGCCTCGTCGACAGCCGGCCGATGGACGGCGAGTTCCGCATCGTGCGACCCGACGGCCGCACCCGCACCCTGCACATGACGGGCGAGCCGGTCCTCGACACCGACGGCTGCACCGCCTCGATGTGGGCGGTGCTGCGGGACGTCAGCGAGCTGCGGCGCAGCGAACGGGCCGTGGACCGCAGCGGCGCGTCGGTGCGGCGCGCGCAGCACATCGAGCGCACCGAGCGCCGGATGGCCGTGGAACTCCAGGAGTCCGTCCTTCCCCCCTGGCGTGGATCACTGCGTCTCCCCCGGCAGGGCCCGGGCGCCCTGGACGTTGCCGCCCACTACCTCCCCTCCGGATCGAGCGGGCTCATCGGCGGTGACTGGTACGACGCGATGGAGCTTCCGGACGGGCGCACCCTGCTCACCGTCGGCGACCTCACCGGGCACGGCATCCCCGCCACCTCCGGAATGGCGATGATGCTGGGCGCCCTGCGCGCCCTCGCCGTCGCCGGCATCGAACCGGGCACGTTGATGGGGCACCTGAACCAGGTGCTGGAGACGTCGATACAGCCCGCGTCGGGCAGCGCCCTGTGCTGCCGCTTCGACCCCGAGACCTCCCTTCTCTCGTGGGCGCAGGCCGGACACCCCGCGCCACTGCTGTTCCGCCACGGTTCGGGACGGCTCCTCCCGCCGCCGGACGGCATGCTGCTCGGCGCCGCCTCCCGCGTCCCGTACGAGCAGGACGAGATGCGGTTGTTCCCCGGTGACGTGCTCGTCCTGCACACCGGCGGCCTGGCGCGAGGCGGCGCCAGGGGTGCGGGCCCGGAGGCGCTGCTCGCCCTCGCCCCCCGGTTCTCGGAGGCCCGTACGGCACAGGAATGCGTCCGCGGCGTCGTCGAGGTGTTCGGCGGGGCCGAGCGCCGGGAAGACGCGTGTGTGCTGGTGGCCCGCGTCGGGGCGTGA
- the rpmG gene encoding 50S ribosomal protein L33, translating to MARNEIRPVVTLRSTAGTGRSYATRKNRRNNPDRLELRKFDSSAGRHVLFREVR from the coding sequence ATGGCGCGCAACGAGATCAGGCCCGTCGTCACCCTCCGGTCCACCGCCGGCACGGGCCGGAGCTACGCGACACGCAAGAACCGTCGCAACAACCCCGACCGGCTGGAGCTCCGCAAGTTCGACTCCTCCGCCGGTCGGCACGTCCTCTTCCGCGAGGTCCGCTGA